Part of the Gilliamella sp. wkB7 genome is shown below.
CAGTACCTGAAGAGTTTTCAGATACGAAAGAGAGAACGGAAGAAACACTTCCTTCTTTAGGTTGCATATTATTTACAATATTACTTCCGATTGTTTTGATGCTAATAAAAACAGTAGGTGACTTTATTGTGGATAAAAATTATTTTAGTTACTCAGTGTTAGAATTTATCGGTAATCCTATTGCAGCAATGTTTATAGGAGCCTTTGTTGCTTACCATATGTTAGGCATTCGATGCAATATGGCTATACCCATGTTCTTATTTAAGACAGAGAAGTGCTTTTCATCCATTGCGAATATTTTATTAATCATTGGTGCAGGTGGAGCATTTAACGGTATTTTAAAAAATAGTGGATTAAGTGATGGTTTAGTTGGCATTTTTTCCCATTTAGATATGCACTCGATTTTATTGGCATGGTTAGTGGCAATCATTTTACATGCAGCGGTAGGATCGGCAACAGTCGCAATGATGGACTCAACAGTCGTCGTTTCGCCAATTTTACCGCGTTACCCTGACGTAAGTCCAGAAATCATTACATTAGCAAGCGGTTCGGGAACTATTGGACGCACAATTGTTATAAATTCTTTATTTTGGTTAGTTAAGCAATATTGTGGCGCAACATTAAATGAAATATTTAAATACTCTACATCAGTCACTTTTATTGCATCATTAGTCGTATTAGCAGGTACTTTTTTACTATCTTATATTATTTAAAAATATATTACAGGAATAAATTATGATCCCTAAAGATATTGAAAAGTTAATACAAAAATATCCTTTAGTCGCTAACTTAATACAACTAAAAGAAACAGCTTGGTTTAACCCAAATATAACGAACTTGACAGATGGGTTATCTTATGTAACACTTAAAAAGCAAGATGTTAAGGATGCAAGTAAGCGATTAGCAAGATTTGCACCTTACTTATGTAAAGCATTTCCAGAAACAGCAGTAACGAAAGGAGTAATTGAATCCGAGGTTGTTGCGATTCCCAATATGAGAGCGGTTCTTGAAAGCCGTTATCAACACAAGATCATAGGAAGTCTGTTCCTCAAGAAAGATAGCCATTTACCAATTTCTGGTTCTATAAAAGCTCGCGGTGGTGTATATGAAGTACTGACCCATGCAGAAAAGCTTGCTATTGAAAATGGCTTATTAACCGAAAAGGATGACTACACCAAATTATTTTCTGACAGATTCACCCAATTTTTTAGTCGATATAGTATTGCAGTAGGTTCAACAGGTAACTTAGCCCTATCTATTGGTATTATGAGTGCCAAATTAGGTTTTAAAGTTAATGTTCATATGTCTAGTGATGCTCGCGAATGGAAAAAACAGAAATTACGTTCACACGGTGTAAATGTTATCGAATACCATCAAGACTATAGTGTTGCAGTTGAAAAAGGCCGCAAAGCAGCTGAGTCTGATCCTAATTGCTTTTTTATTGATGATGAAAACTCAAAAACCTTATTTTTAGGTTATGCAGTGGCTGGCGAACGCCTTAAAAAACAGTTTACTGAAATGAATATAAAAGTGGATAAACAACATCCATTGTTTGTTTACCTTCCTTGTGGAGTAGGTGGTGGACCGGGAGGCATTGCTTTTGGATTAAAACTTGCTTTTGGTGATGATGTACACTGCATTTTCGCTGAACCAACACATTCACCTTGTATGTTTTTAGGTGTTTACACTGGATTACATAACCATATTTCTGTTCAAGATATTGGTATTGATAATATCACCGCTGCTGACGGTTTAGCCGTAGGCAGACCTTCTGGATTTGTAGGACGAGCAATGGAAAGATTAATTGATGGCTATTACACCATTAATGATCAAGAGATGTACGATTTACTCGGTTTATTAAATCAACAACAACAAATTCAATTAGAACCTTCAGCTTTAGCGGGAATGCTTGGTTTATTACATGTTGAAAAAAATTCAACATATTTAGAAAGAATTAATGTTTCACGAGAAATTTTAACAAATGCGATACACTTAGTCTGGGCAACTGGTGGTGGCATGGTTCCAAAGGAGGAAATGGGAAAATATCTTAGCCTAGCAAAAATATAAAATAAATTAAACAGTTAATATTATAAATAATTATTTTTATGGTGTTTTTTTCAAAATTAGAACACCCTGAAAATTAATGAGAAAGTAGAAATAAAATTT
Proteins encoded:
- the dsdA gene encoding D-serine ammonia-lyase, with the translated sequence MIPKDIEKLIQKYPLVANLIQLKETAWFNPNITNLTDGLSYVTLKKQDVKDASKRLARFAPYLCKAFPETAVTKGVIESEVVAIPNMRAVLESRYQHKIIGSLFLKKDSHLPISGSIKARGGVYEVLTHAEKLAIENGLLTEKDDYTKLFSDRFTQFFSRYSIAVGSTGNLALSIGIMSAKLGFKVNVHMSSDAREWKKQKLRSHGVNVIEYHQDYSVAVEKGRKAAESDPNCFFIDDENSKTLFLGYAVAGERLKKQFTEMNIKVDKQHPLFVYLPCGVGGGPGGIAFGLKLAFGDDVHCIFAEPTHSPCMFLGVYTGLHNHISVQDIGIDNITAADGLAVGRPSGFVGRAMERLIDGYYTINDQEMYDLLGLLNQQQQIQLEPSALAGMLGLLHVEKNSTYLERINVSREILTNAIHLVWATGGGMVPKEEMGKYLSLAKI
- the dsdX gene encoding D-serine transporter DsdX, with the protein product MDSQLWIISVLITSIILIVISIIKFKLHPFLALLLASFYVGALMKMPLLKMIAAIEDGIGSTLGFLAAVIGLGTILGKMMEISGAAERIGLTLQKCRWLSPQVIMVLVGLICGITLFVEVGVVLLIPIAFSIAKKTQTSLLVLAIPLCTALMAVHCIVPPHSSALFVTKALCADIGTVIVYGLVIELLASLIGGSIFLNCISNKIPFKTVPEEFSDTKERTEETLPSLGCILFTILLPIVLMLIKTVGDFIVDKNYFSYSVLEFIGNPIAAMFIGAFVAYHMLGIRCNMAIPMFLFKTEKCFSSIANILLIIGAGGAFNGILKNSGLSDGLVGIFSHLDMHSILLAWLVAIILHAAVGSATVAMMDSTVVVSPILPRYPDVSPEIITLASGSGTIGRTIVINSLFWLVKQYCGATLNEIFKYSTSVTFIASLVVLAGTFLLSYII